Proteins from one Scleropages formosus chromosome 14, fSclFor1.1, whole genome shotgun sequence genomic window:
- the cldn2 gene encoding claudin-2, with protein sequence MASAPLELLGFFLGLLGLMGALVATILPHWRTSAFIGSNIVTAVVNTKGLWMVCVHQSTGTFQCESYNSMLALPTDLQAARAMMVISVALSVMGCATACLGMKCTVCLEEPAAKTKVAGAAGGCFLLAGFFCLVPVSWITNSVVQTFYQPAVPASHKYELGECLYVGLSSFLLSLLGGALLCLSCCDSCRDHRRFGRQGSWYPYHSRAPRASSHGRAYHPPTLQAGADMLTKHQMPKRNTSRSSGRSSGPDQDPKPALNNTAAGYDVTGYV encoded by the coding sequence ATGGCGTCGGCGCCACTGGAACTGCTCGGCTTCTTCCTCGGCCTGCTGGGCCTGATGGGCGCCCTGGTGGCCACCATCCTGCCGCACTGGAGGACCTCGGCCTTCATCGGCTCCAACATCGTCACGGCTGTTGTGAACACAAAGGGGTTGTGGATGGTATGTGTGCACCAGAGCACCGGCACCTTCCAGTGTGAGAGCTACAACTCCATGCTGGCACTGCCCACGGACCTCCAGGCTGCGCGTGCCATGATGGTGATCTCTGTGGCACTGTCCGTGATGGGCTGCGCCACCGCCTGCCTGGGCATGAAGTGCACAGTGTGCCTCGAGGAGCCTGCTGCCAAGACCAAGGTGGCCGGTGCTGCCGGCGGCTGCTTCCTGCTCGCAGGCTTCTTCTGCCTGGTGCCCGTCTCCTGGATCACCAACAGCGTGGTGCAGACGTTCTACCAGCCTGCAGTGCCTGCCAGCCACAAGTATGAGCTGGGCGAGTGTCTTTACGTCGGCCTCAGCTCCTTCCTTCTGTCCCTACTGGGGGGCGCCCTGCTCTGCCTCTCCTGCTGCGACAGCTGCCGCGACCACAGGAGGTTCGGGAGACAGGGGAGTTGGTACCCCTATCACAGCCGTGCCCCCAGAGCCAGCTCCCATGGCAGGGCCTACCACCCCCCCACTCTCCAAGCTGGGGCCGACATGCTCACCAAGCACCAAATGCCCAAGCGCAACACCTCCAGATCAAGTGGTCGGTCCAGTGGGCCGGACCAAGACCCGAAGCCGGCTCTCAACAACACGGCAGCAGGCTACGACGTCACTGGGTACGTCTGA
- the rbm41 gene encoding RNA-binding protein 41 produces MRRVARHSYEDGPVPEEQETEGQRQLHSLLLQQLDTDTDIDRCVAKRKCFAPAALYKPFGEQAAGVRSLSQFQALQDGEQELASLRELGLTDAEIELWRNRDDPEAGEKIRGMRVAPDARDERLQVIRDKMAARSELLSRPQRLSASRPLSRREMEIERALFHGSERPNFLSALYHQEEESHSSQDGLSSSNPLDSLYREVLEQKEQRVSSVKAGAGSQEVVSQPLPKSECKETLRPSDIDQSQTMRDSDLSSLKNGDSDQEQSAKALESSGQSQSQGSCNGSQHGGPKSLNANQPIGSLCATARQRPDGPMTVSGPIAEILEEEIQANRATEEEIRSIPRFQSYHKGDLSQVLCIKNLSPKTTLAQLVSLFSRFQRPTAPPVLYRLLTGRLKGQAFVTFPDVDTARAALELLNGYRLLGRPLVIEFGREKKEGTPTPEPPYSSGHSAETKGLKS; encoded by the exons ATGCGGCG GGTAGCTCGCCATTCCTACGAAGATGGCCCAGTTCCTGAGGAGCAGGAGACCGAGGGACAGCGACAGCTTCACAGCCTCCTGCTACAGCAGCTGGACACGGACACCGACATCGATCG GTGCGTGGCCAAAAGAAAGTGCTTTGCACCCGCTGCCCTCTACAAGCCCTTTGGGGAGCAGGCTGCCGGAGTGAGAAGTCTGTCCCAGTTTCAGGCTCTGCAGGACGGGGAGCAGGAGCTGGCAAGCCTCAGGGAGCTGGGACTCACAGATGCAGAGATAGAGCTGTGGAGAAACAGGGACGACCCGGAGGCAGGAGAGAAG ATCCGGGGCATGCGAGTGGCCCCCGACGCCAGAGATGAGCGGCTACAGGTGATCCGGGATAAGATGGCGGCCCGAAGCGAGCTCCTCTCCAGGCCCCAGCGGCTCTCGGCCAGCCGCCCCTTGTCCCGCAGGGAGATGGAAATCGAGCGCGCGCTGTTCCATGGCAGCGAGCGCCCCAACTTCCTGTCTGCTCTCTACCACCAAG AGGAGGAGTCCCATTCATCTCAGGATGGTTTATCCTCTTCCAACCCGCTGGACTCTCTCTATAGAGAGGTCTTGGAGCAAAAAGAGCAAAGGGTATCTTCTGTGAAGGCCGGGGCAGGATCCCAGGAAGTTGTCTCTCAACCCTTACCAAAAAGTGAGTGCAAAGAGACACTCAGACCAAGTGACATTGACCAGTCACAGACCATGAGAGACAGTGACCTCTCCTCATTGAAAAACGGGGACAGTGACCAAGAGCAGTCGGCTAAAGCTCTGGAAAGTTCAGGCCAATCACAGTCACAAGGCAGCTGTAACGGTAGCCAGCATGGGGGACCGAAAAGTTTAAATGCCAACCAGCCCATTGGCAGTTTGTGCGCTACAGCCAGGCAGCGCCCGGATGGTCCAATGACAGTCAGTGGGCCAATCGCAGAGATTCTGGAAGAGGAGATCCAGGCAAATCGAGCAACAGAGGAGGAGATACGCAGCATTCCTAGGTTCCAGAGCTATCATAAGGGAGATCTCTCCCAG GTGCTGTGCATTAAGAATCTGAGTCCAAAGACCACACTGGCACAACTGGTCTCCCTGTTCTCGCGGTTCCAGCggcccactgcaccccctgtgcTTTACCGCCTTTTGACGGGGAGACTTAAGGGTCAGGCCTTTGTCACGTTCCCAG ACGTGGACACAGCCCGGGCAGCTCTGGAGCTGCTGAATGGGTACCGACTTCTGGGCAGACCTCTGGTCATCGAGTTCgggagagagaagaaagaaggcACACCTACCCCAGAACCCCCCTACAGCAGCGGCCACAGTGCCGAAACCAAAGGACTGAAATCCTGA